In the genome of Triticum urartu cultivar G1812 chromosome 5, Tu2.1, whole genome shotgun sequence, one region contains:
- the LOC125510654 gene encoding early nodulin-like protein 1, with protein sequence MGCRQTALLLAAALAACAATTVMAERRVYIDWMPRHNFSGWAKLNGPFYKGDYLAFYHPDKKLDVVEVDKRGFDVCDTGNPIHRYPGGGTRRGTTFVLLSEAKFYYFTCSVRYFCPAGMRLDIPVQERRRDDTPGTAMVESSATSPAPGPRGNSEGERDVQGRGRSDGGVEGTKWPDMESSRPGP encoded by the exons ATGGGCTGCCGGCAGACCGCGCTGTTGCTGGCGGCAGCGCTGGCCGCGTGCGCGGCGACGACGGTGATGGCTGAGCGCAGGGTCTACATCGATTGGATGCCCCGCCATAACTTCTCCGGCTGGGCCAAGCTCAATGGGCCCTTCTACAAGGGCGACTACCTCG CGTTCTATCACCCGGACAAGAAGTTGGACGTGGTGGAGGTGGACAAACGCGGGTTCGACGTGTGCGACACTGGAAACCCTATCCACCGCTACCCCGGCGGCGGTACTCGCCGCGGCACTACCTTCGTCCTGCTCAGCGAGGCCAAGTTCTACTACTTCACCTGCAGCGTCCGCTATTTCTGCCCTGCCGGGATGCGCCTCGACATCCCGGTCCAGGAAAGGCGGCGCGACGACACGCCCGGCACCGCCATGGTGGAGAGCAGCGCCACCTCACCGGCGCCTGGACCCCGAGGGAACTCGGAGGGCGAGAGAGACGTGCAGGGACGAGGACGAAGCGACGGTGGAGTAGAAGGAACAAAATGGCCAGACATGGAGTCCTCCAGGCCCGGCCCGTAA